The genomic interval TGGCCTTCTCGGACCTGCTGCGCAAGGGCGAAAACCTCGCCAGGGGCATGCTCGGCGGCTTTGCCGCCGAGGAGGTCCCGCAGCTGGCCCACATCGCCACCGACGGCGAAACCTACGGCCATCACCACCGCTTCGGGGAGATGGCCCTGACCTACTGCCTCGACTACCTGGAGAAGAACGACCTGGCGGCCATCACCATCTACGGGGAGTACCTGGAGAAGCACCCCCCCACCCACGAGGTGGAGATCGCCGAGAACACCTCCTGGAGCTGCGCCCACGGGGTGGAGCGCTGGCGCAGCGACTGCGGCTGCAGCATCGGCGGCGAACGGGGCTGGACCCAGGTCTGGCGGGGGCCGCTGCGCTCCGCCCTCGACTGGCTGCGCGACCGGGTCGCTCCGGCCTTCGAGAGGGAGATGGCCTCCCTGGCGGGGGATCCCTGGGCAGCCAGGGACGCCTACATCGAGGTCGCCCTCGACCGCTCCCCGGCCAACGTCGAGGCCTTTCTGCGCCGCCAGGCCGGCCGGGAGCTGACCCGGGAGGAACGGATCAAGGCCCTGCGCCTGCTCGAGATGCAGCGCCAGGCCATGCTCATGTATACCAGCTGCGGCTGGTTCTTCGACGAGGTCTCCGGGATCGAGACGACCCAGATCCTCGCCTATGCCGCCCGGGTCCTGCAACTGGCCGAAGAAGCCTGCGGCGAGGCCCTGGAGGAGGAGTTTCTCCGCCGTCTTGAGGCGGTCCCCAGCAACGTGGCCAAGTGGGGCAACGCCGCCCGCCTCTATGCCGGGCAGGTCAAGCCGACCCGCCTCGATCTGATCCGGGTGGCCGCCCACCATGCCATCGCCTCGGTCTTCGACGGGCATCGCCCGGCCGAGAGGGTTTACTGCTACCGGGCGGAAAATCAGATCTTCGAACGGATTCCCGCCGGGCGGATGTGCCTCGGCATCGGCCGCACCCGCATCCGCTCGGAGATCACCGGCAACGAGGGGGAATTCACCTTCGCGGTGGTTCATTTCGGGGAACACAACCTCAACGCCGGAGTTCGGGAATTCCAGGGAGAGGAAGCCTTTGCCGCCATGGGCAGGGAGGTTCGCGGGGCTTTCCAGAGAAGCGACCTGCCCGGGGTCATCCGCCTCATGGACCGCCATTTCGGCTCCCACAACTACACCCTCTGGCATCTTTTCAGGGACGACCAGCGCAAGATCCTGAACCAGGTCATGGAACAGACCCTGGAGGATATCGGGATCTCCTTTCGGGACATCTACGACAAGCACTTCGCCCTGATCAATTTCCTGCGGGAGGTGGGAATGCCCCTTCCCGCCCCCCTGGCGGCCCCCGTCCAAGTGGTGCTCAACTCCCGGCTGCAGACATCTCTCGACCGGGACGATTACGACCCGGGAGAGTTCCGGG from Desulfuromonas sp. carries:
- a CDS encoding DUF3536 domain-containing protein, which produces MSSQSKKRYVCIHGHFYQPPRENPWLEDVELQDSAHPFHDWNERITAECYAPNAASRILGREERIVEIVNNYSLISFNFGPTLLSWLERHSPETYRAILEADRQSMARFSGHGSALAQAYNHIIMPLANERDKRTQVRWGVADFEHRFGRRPEGMWLPETAVDTETLEALAGEWILFTVLAPYQARRVRLIGSEKWWSVPGAGIDTRMPYLCRLPSGKAISLFFYDGPVAQKVAFSDLLRKGENLARGMLGGFAAEEVPQLAHIATDGETYGHHHRFGEMALTYCLDYLEKNDLAAITIYGEYLEKHPPTHEVEIAENTSWSCAHGVERWRSDCGCSIGGERGWTQVWRGPLRSALDWLRDRVAPAFEREMASLAGDPWAARDAYIEVALDRSPANVEAFLRRQAGRELTREERIKALRLLEMQRQAMLMYTSCGWFFDEVSGIETTQILAYAARVLQLAEEACGEALEEEFLRRLEAVPSNVAKWGNAARLYAGQVKPTRLDLIRVAAHHAIASVFDGHRPAERVYCYRAENQIFERIPAGRMCLGIGRTRIRSEITGNEGEFTFAVVHFGEHNLNAGVREFQGEEAFAAMGREVRGAFQRSDLPGVIRLMDRHFGSHNYTLWHLFRDDQRKILNQVMEQTLEDIGISFRDIYDKHFALINFLREVGMPLPAPLAAPVQVVLNSRLQTSLDRDDYDPGEFRALVEEVENLEVSLDRPTLAFAAGRRIESLMDRLAASPEDLELLLTIDGLLALLQPLDLRPNLWKAQNMYCAIQRRLRPKMKRAGAEGDAAARRWLESFCRLGRHLQVSVTG